The following coding sequences lie in one Glycine soja cultivar W05 chromosome 16, ASM419377v2, whole genome shotgun sequence genomic window:
- the LOC114389430 gene encoding protein Brevis radix-like 2, which translates to MLTCIACTKQLNNGSLRQEEEEEAVSVHTPSTKQAIKALTSQIKDMAVKASGAYKSCRPCSGSSNGNRNRKYADSDIGSDSARFNWAYRRTGSSNSTPRMWGKEVENGGRVKGLSSGEGTPASVSGRTESVVFMEEDEPKEWIAQVEPGVLITFVSLTQGGNDLKRIRFSREMFNKWQAQRWWAENYDKVMELYNVQRFNQQAVPLPTPPRSEDESSKIESARDSPATPPLSKERAPRHFHHPTGMGYSSSDSLDRHQIQPHPCYETSGLTSTPNLSNISAPKTERSSLDASVRTSSSGEDHSGEFSISNASDMETEWVEQDEPGVYITIRALPGGTRELRRVRFSRERFGEMHARLWWEENRARIQEQYL; encoded by the exons atgttgACTTGCATAGCGTGTACCAAGCAACTCAACAATGGATCTCTTCgccaagaagaagaggaagaagctgTTTCTGTTCACACACCCAGCACCAAGCAAGCCATCAAGGCTCTAACTTCTCAG ATCAAGGACATGGCAGTGAAGGCTTCTGGGGCATATAAGAGCTGCAGGCCATGTTCAGGATCTTCAAATGGTAACAGGAATAGGAAGTATGCAGACTCAGATATTGGGTCAGATTCAGCAAGGTTCAACTGGGCCTACCGCAGAACTGGGAGCTCCAATTCAACCCCAAGGATGTGGGGGAAGGAAGTGGAAAATGGGGGTAGGGTGAAAGGGCTTTCAAGTGGAGAAGGAACACCAGCATCAGTGAGTGGAAGAACTGAGTCAGTGGTGTTCATGGAGGAGGATGAGCCTAAGGAGTGGATTGCACAAGTTGAGCCTGGTGTGCTTATTACTTTTGTTTCATTGACTCAGGGAGGGAATGATCTCAAGAGAATACGGTTCAG TCGTGAAATGTTTAATAAATGGCAAGCTCAGAGGTGGTGGGCAGAGAATTATGACAAGGTCATggagttgtacaatgttcagaGGTTCAATCAGCAAGCAGTTCCTCTTCCAACCCCACCTAGATCTGAAGATGAG AGCTCAAAGATTGAATCTGCTAGGGACAGTCCTGCCACTCCTCCACTCAGCAAAGAACGTGCACCCCGACATTTTCACCATCCAACAGGAATGGGCTACTCCTCATCAGATTCACTGGATCGCCACCAAATACAACCACACCCTTGCTATGAAACAAGTGGTCTGACATCGACACCTAATCTTTCCAACATTAGTGCACCAAAGACCGAAAGATCATCCCTTGATGCTTCTGTGAGGACTAGTTCATCTGGAGAAGATCACTCGGGCGAGTTTTCAATCAGCAATGCTAGTGATATGGAAACTGAATGGGTTGAACAGGATGAACCAGGAGTATACATCACTATCAGAGCACTGCCAGGTGGAACCAGAGAACTCAGGCGTGTCCGGTTCAG CCGAGAAAGGTTTGGAGAAATGCATGCGAGATTGTGGTGGGAAGAGAATCGTGCTAGGATACAAGAACAATACTTGTGA